A stretch of DNA from Triticum dicoccoides isolate Atlit2015 ecotype Zavitan chromosome 2A, WEW_v2.0, whole genome shotgun sequence:
CAATGTGCCCCCTGAATTATAATTAACCATTTTCCTCTTCAAAAGGCGCCTTCTTTTAGGGTATAAGACATTGTTTGAAACAGGAAATGTGGGCCGTATGGGTCGTAGTACAGCGTGTCGGTTCATGCCTTCATGGTACGTCGCTTTGAAATTCTGCTGTAATCCTGAACCCTGTACCCTGACCATTATGAGATGCTATGCTGAATGTGATTAGCAAACACAGTTATTCTTTATACACTGGCAGCATGTTCTGACCATTATATTCTGTTTTAGCAGCATGTATATGGTTGAACAGCTGGATGTTCTATTTTTAGTGTAGACACATTTTGCTTATTATTATGACTATTCCAATACATGTATTTTTGTTATTATTAGCAAAATACACTCCCCAGTTGGTTCTCATCCATGCTCCACATTATATGGAGGGCTGCTTTCGAGAAATGGTTTGTTAAGTAAATGTCGGGCTTGGTATTTGCAGGCCATGTCCATGCTTATGAGAGATCCCTAAATTCTTCAGAGGCTGATGTCCATGTCCATACAGGCTCCTTATGTGCAAAAGAATTGCCGATTTTGGTCTGAATTTTGTATACCTCATCTTTCAGAGTCTGATGATTTTTTTTTGGCAAAACTGAGTGTTGATTTCTCATGGTACTTTTCTGTGTGTACTGCGCTTGCAGTACTGTGTATCCAGTGTCAGCCGGTGGCTGAGAAGGCGTATAAATTTCGTCTGATGTCAAACAGTGCAGAGTTTGACCAAATTTGTAGGAAAACTATCAAAAACTACAATACTAAACAGTTTTTGATAGTTTTTTCCTAAAAGACATCAGAAAAATTTATGTATATGAAATGCAAATGATTTTCCAGACAAAATAGTACAGCTACAACAAATATAGCTATTTTATGATGAAATTTCCCCATCCCATAGTTCAGATGCACAGGACTCCTGTGCATCTGGGTGACCTTGCCTCTGCAAGCTCAAGTTTCACTGAAATAGATGAAAATAAACGTCTATAAAATATTGAATAATGAAAAGTAAACATGACACATAGATATGTGGGAGTATTTAACATGGAATCACAAGTCAAATAAGACCCCTCAAATCCAGAATAAAACTTCACTCCAAATGCTCTGGATGAAACATAACTCTGGCCTCTTATTAGTTGGTGACTCTGTTCGATGCCTCAAAGAAGTTTTCAGCCTTCAAATAGCTGTCCCAACATCTCTTCCAAGACGGCGGGAGTGCTGTTTCCGCGGCTAGCGTGCTCCGCTAGCTCAGGATGCTTCTTCAGATAGTCGTTGTAACTTGAGATGACTCTCTCGATGATAGCCCTTCGTAGCGCATCTTTGAGCTGAGGGTCCGGAACCTTCCAGAGCTTCTGAGCTTGGTAGGTTTGATGAAACGCTGACTCGAATTTAGCCAGCGAAGAGGTGTTGGTCATCCAACGACGCAGCGGTCCAGGAGGATTCGATTTCGATATGGAGGATATCACATGAGCCCACGAAACATCGAGATAGCTGTCCATGTGATCTTTGCACTCAAGTGTAAGTTCAAGTCCCTGGTGGTGTTGAGAGTCTCCACAGTATGGCCCACGAATAAAGTCCCTGGTGGCTATGAAATAGGAATTGTTGAGCAGGAATAGGTACCTCATGCCTGCATCCAAGCACAGCTCTGACTTTCTCGGAAGCAGATCCTTCAAATGTTTGATGGTGTCATCTATCAGGCCATGAAGATTTCCAGTGTTGTGGCTTGGTGCGGACTTCCGTGTCGACACCAATGCATCCGTCATAGACACGATGTAACCCACCATCAACCGGGTGTTCCGGTGAACCCCGGCTCCTCCTTGAGGAAACTCGATAGCCCACGAGTCATCGTCCTCCATGAGTGCCCTGACCTCCTCCACTGTGGTGGATATGGCATCACGTAGCTTGTTTCTTTCTGTCCCCAACGAGCGGCGTATCTCGTCGAATATGATCTGGGCTTCCAGAGAGAACACATCCAGAGTGAACATGTACGACGCATTGCAGACACAAATATACATGTCTAGCACGGCCCGTAGCTTCCCCGCCTTGAGCAGTGGGATGACGGCGTCGACAAAGACGAgcatctccgagatgcttgctttGCCAAACCTTGCGAGCAACAACGTCTGAACTTTGTCGAGCGCCTCAACGATGCTGGAGATTGTTACCATGAGAGCTCGAATCCACCTCTCGACAAAGTCTTGGAGCCATGACGGCGATTTGAGTTGAAGCTGGAGCTGCTGACATAAGTCAGTCTTGTTGTGGATCTGGAGAACCCAGCCCACGTCAAGCTCCAAGAACCAATtctccaggccgccgccgccgcagaatTCTCGGACCATGCGCTGGGCGTAACCGTCACTGACCATTTGGATGGCGATCACCGTGAGCTCATGGGCGCCGAAGTCCGGTTCAGCAGCAGAGATGCCGGAGTTGTTGGACGGGTACGAATTCGACGCGCCGGAGTGGTTGGAGTAGCCGGATCCGCTATGACCGGACTGGGAGTGGTCGAAGAGAGCCGATCTTCTCAGCCCTCCGGACACGGCGACCCGCCGGATCCGGTCGCGGTAGAAGCCGCGCGCTCGGTCGGGAGCCGCCGAGCCGTTGGCGTTGGCGCTCCCGTCCGGCGCGGCGGCAAGCCGCCCCGCCATGCTGGCCGCTGCTCTGCTCTGTGGAAGGATGGAGGACGCCCGGACCTTGGCCGAGCTCGGTCGATGATATTGGTGGCGGAGTGCAGCGCCCGGGTGGAACCTTCCACGAGGAGTAGCCAGCATAGTGGAACCCGCCTCCTCTGGCTCCTTCCGCCCAACCAGCTCCTCCTTACCTCGCGCCCATCGCCGATGACGCCGGATGCGAATGGCTCAAGGGGTGGTCAAAGGCCATGTCAAGGCGAGATCCTTGGCAGCCGATTCAAGCTCCTGCGCTGCCAAATCAAGCGCCGCGGCGGTCAGATCCACCTCCACGGCGGCAGTCGCTTCCATCACAGGAAGGACGACGAACGGCCACCAACTTCGAGGGCATCACTTCCGGAGCGAAGCGGGCGAGCTCCCCCGTTGGCCGGATTTGACGGAGAAGACAGCTCCACGCCGGATTTGGGGTGAGGTGAATCGCCGGAGTTCTTGACATGGTCTGTTCTGGGTTCTGGCCTTCTGGGCATGAGCCAGAGGGAATTGGCCTCGCTGCTTTGTGGGCTCAAGCATTTGAGGAACTAATTTTTACTCAAAAAATACTACTCCCACcaccgtaaacaaatataagagcgtttagatcattaaagtATACTGTATGGAGGAAATAGTTAGTAGTTAATATCAAATTTGCCTAGTGACAACTTGTTTTGCGGAGTGCATGCACTCGATAAACATGACTAGCAAATAACACCTTTGCTGAGTTCCCATCACATGGTACTCGAAAAACTAGCCAAACAAGGATTGTGTCGAGTTCCTGCCACGTGGTACTCGAGAAACAAGGACTTTCCGGAGTTCCTGCCACATGGCACTCGACAAACTTTTTTCTCTCTCTCCTTTGTTTTGTTTCATTTCTTTTGTGCATTACGTGCATTCTTTTTTCATTTTATGCTATGTTCTTTCCAATACTATTTGTTCTTGTTTTTTCTTATCGTTTCTTTCCCCACATCTATTTCCTTTTGTAGTCATTAAGTGTTTTTTTAGACATTTTGTACATATAGTTTTCAAAATGTAAACAAAGTCCGGAAAACATGAAACTTgatggcatcaacatgttgtggtaaaaaattgagaaGGTTTCAAAAAAGTTGTGATATACACTGCTTAGAAAATTGGATAATCTTCGAGTAAGAATCTAGGTTTTGAGATGAAACCGATCAAGTTTGAAGGGAAAGTGACGATTGCTTCATCAGTTGGCCTTGAATTTTCTTCGGATGATTGAGatgtgatgtttcctggggccttcATACAAGCCATCCATTTATAACTCAGATCATGCCCTACTCCTGCTAAACGAGAACATATTTGAGATAAGGAATTCATGTTTCAAGTTTGAAGAGTATTGGTTTTATTTTGGTGACTTCAAGTACAAGGTGTCTTTCGTCTCGCAAAAGAACAACATCGCCTCCACATTAAAGGTTAGTCGCCTGACCAATGCCTTGAATGTTTGGCGGAGACATAGGGGGGGGGGGGTATTGAGCAGCAGATCATGGTCACTAAGGAAATTACCTGGCATCTGGACGTGGTGGAAGCACCCGTCCCCTGTCCATCGTGGCACTCGACCTATGTTGTAGTTTAAAGGGAATGTACCATGGTATTCCCGGGGttaaaagtgaaggaaatatgccctagaggcaataataaagttattatttatttccttatatcatgataaatatttattattcatgctagaattgtattaaccggaaacataatacatgtgtgaatacatagacaaacaaagtgtcactagtatgcctctacttgactagctcgttaatcaaagatggttatgtttcctaaccatagacaagtagttgttatttgattaacgggatcacatcattaagtgaatgatctgattgacatgacccattccactagcttagcacctgatcgtttagtatgttgctattgctttcttcatgacttatacatgttcctatgactatgagattatgcaactcccgtttaccagaggaacactttgtgtgctaccaaacgtcacaacgtaactgggtgattataaaggagctctacaggtgtctccaaaggtacatgttgggttggcgtatttcgagattaggatttgtcactccgattgtcggagaggtatctctgggccctctcggtaatgcacatcacttaagccttgcaagcactgcaaccaatgagttagttgcgggatgatgtattacagaacgagtaaagagacttgccggtaatgagattgaactaggtatttggaataccgacgatcgaatctcgggcaagtaacataccgatgacaaagggaacaacgtatgttgttatgccgtctgaccgataaagatcttcgtagaatatgtaggagccaatatgagcatccagattccgctattggttattgaccggagacatgtctcgtccatgtctacattgttctcgaacccgtagggtccgcacgcttaaggttacgatgacagttatattatgagtttatacattttgatgtaccgaagtttgtttggagtcccggatgtgatcacggacatgacgaggagtctcgaaatggtcgagacataaagattgatatattggaagcctatgtttggataccggaagtgttccaggtgaaatcgggattttaccggagtaccaggaggttaccggaaccccccgggagctaaatgggccatgatgggccttagtggaaaagagaagaggcagccctacatgggccgcgcgcccctcccctcccttggtccgaataggacaaggagagggggccggcccctctctctcttttcccccctccgtgaatcctattccaactaggattggggggggggNNNNNNNNNNNNNNNNNNNNNNNNNNNNNNNNNNNNNNNNNNNNNNNNNNNNNNNNNNNNNNNNNNNNNNNNNNNNNNNNNNNNNNNNNNNNNNNNNNNNNNNNNNNNNNNNNNNNNNNNNNNNNNNNNNNNNNNNNNNNNNNNNNNNNNNNNNNNNNNNNNNNNNNNNNNNNNNNNNNNNNNNNNNNNNgtaggactctcctggcgcgccctccttggccggccttcccccctttagtcctttatatacagaggcagggacaccccagagacacacaagttgatccacgtgatctattccttagccgtgtgcggcgcccccagccaccatagtcctcgataatattgtagcggtgcttaggcaaagccctgcagcagtagtacgtcaagatcgtcaccacgccgtcgtgctgacggaactcttccccgacactttgctggatcggagtccggggatcgtcatcgagctgaacgtgtgctagaactcggaggtgccgtagtttcggtgcttgatcggtcggatcgtggagacgtacgactacatcaaccaaacgcttccgttgttgatctactaggtatgtagatcatactccccctctcgttgctatacatcaccatgatcttgcgtgtgcgtaggaaattttttgaaattactacgaaaccctacagtggcattcgagcctaggttttatatgttgatgttatatgcacgagtagaacacaagtgagttgtgggcgatataagtcatactgcttaccagcatgtcatacttcggttcggcggtattgttggacgaagcggcccggaccgacattacgcgtacgcttacgcgagaccggttctcccgacgtgctttgcacagaggtggcttgcgggtgacagtttctccaactttagttgaatcgagtgtggctacgcccggtccttgcgaaggttaaaacagcaccaacttgacaaactatcgttgtggttttgatgcgtaggtaagattggttcttgcttaagcccgtagcagccacgtaaaaacttgcaacaacaaagtagaggacatctaacttgtttttgcagggtatgttgtgatgtgatatggtcaagacatgatgctaaattttattgtatgagatgatcatgtattgtaaccgagttatcggcaactggtaggagccatatggttgtcgctttattgtatgcaatgcaatcgcgctgtaatgctttactttatcactaaacggtagcgatagtcgtggaagcacaagcttggcgagacgacaacgatgctacgatggagatcaaggtgttgcgccggtgacgatggtgatcacgacggtgcttcggagatggagatcacaagtacaagatgatgatggccatatcatatcacttatattgattgcatgtgatgtttatcttttatgcatcttatcttgctttgattgacggtagcattataagatgatctctcactaaattatcaagtagtgttctccctgagtatgcaccgttgcgaaagttcttcgtgctgagacaccacgtgatgatcgggtgtgataggttctacgttcaaatacaacgggtgcaaaacagttgcacacgcggaatactcaggttaaacttgacgagccaagcatatacatatatggcctcggaacacggagaccgaaaggtcgagcgtgaatcatatagtagatcaacataaagatgttcaccaatgaaactactccatctcacgtgatgatcggacatggtttagttgatttggatcacgtgatcacttagaggattagagggatgtctatctaagtgggagttctttaagtaaattaactgaacttaaatttatcatgaaacttagtacctgattagtatcttgcttgtttatgtttgattgtggatacatggctcgtgctgttgttccgttgaattttaatgcgttccttgagaaagcaaagttgaaagatgatggtagcaattacacggactgggtccgtaacttgaggattatcctcattgctgcacagaagaattacgtcctagaagtaccgctgggtgccaggcctgctgcaggagcaacgccggatgttatgaacgtctggcagagcaaagctgatgactactcaatagttcaatgtgccatactttacagcttagaatcgggacttcaacgacgttttgaacgtcatggagcatatgagatgttctaggagttgaagttaatatttcaagcaaatgcccggattgagagatacgaagtctcctatagctgcaagatggaggagaacagttctgtcagtgagcatatactcaaaatgtctgggtataataatcacttgattcagttgggagttaatcttccatatgactgcgtcattgacagaattctccaatcgctgccaccaagctacaagagcttcgtgatgaactataatatgcaagggatgaataagactattcccgagctcttcgcgatgctgacagctgcggaggtagaaatcaagaaggagcatcaagtgttgatggtcaacaagaccactagtttcaagaaaaagggcaaagggaagaggaaggggaacttcaaaaagaacggcaagcaagttgctactcaagagaagaaacccaaacctggacctaagcctgaaactgagtgcttctattgcaagcagactggtcactggaagcggaactgccccaagtatttggcggataagaaggatggcaaggtgaacaaaggtatatgtg
This window harbors:
- the LOC119356971 gene encoding exocyst complex component EXO70E2-like, yielding MLATPRGRFHPGAALRHQYHRPSSAKVRASSILPQSRAAASMAGRLAAAPDGSANANGSAAPDRARGFYRDRIRRVAVSGGLRRSALFDHSQSGHSGSGYSNHSGASNSYPSNNSGISAAEPDFGAHELTVIAIQMVSDGYAQRMVREFCGGGGLENWFLELDVGWVLQIHNKTDLCQQLQLQLKSPSWLQDFVERWIRALMVTISSIVEALDKVQTLLLARFGKASISEMLVFVDAVIPLLKAGKLRAVLDMYICVCNASYMFTLDVFSLEAQIIFDEIRRSLGTERNKLRDAISTTVEEVRALMEDDDSWAIEFPQGGAGVHRNTRLMVGYIVSMTDALVSTRKSAPSHNTGNLHGLIDDTIKHLKDLLPRKSELCLDAGMRYLFLLNNSYFIATRDFIRGPYCGDSQHHQGLELTLECKDHMDSYLDVSWAHVISSISKSNPPGPLRRWMTNTSSLAKFESAFHQTYQAQKLWKVPDPQLKDALRRAIIERVISSYNDYLKKHPELAEHASRGNSTPAVLEEMLGQLFEG